From Paraburkholderia sabiae, a single genomic window includes:
- a CDS encoding peptidylprolyl isomerase translates to MTMSTIEQSALRVNGIDIDAASIDAELEHQTDAPDPLEAARRALVIRELLRQRAVELKLIPEGDSLDDASLDQLLEKELSVPTATRADCERYYASHPASFRRNDIVFASHILFAITEHAPLALIRQKAEATLHAILTSPESFENTAHEVSNCPSAGVGGSLGQLLRGDSVPEFERAVFDTQDTGVLPRLVNTRFGFHIVRIERRVDGERLAFESVEADIARFLGERVRHKAIQQYVTVLASRAQIEGPQLGEANGPLLQ, encoded by the coding sequence ATGACGATGAGCACGATCGAACAGTCTGCACTGCGCGTGAACGGCATCGACATCGATGCAGCTTCCATCGACGCCGAACTCGAACATCAAACGGATGCACCGGATCCACTCGAAGCCGCGCGCCGTGCTTTGGTGATCCGTGAATTGCTGCGGCAGCGTGCCGTTGAATTGAAGCTGATTCCGGAAGGCGATTCGCTGGATGATGCATCGCTGGATCAATTGCTCGAAAAAGAACTGAGCGTGCCGACAGCGACGCGCGCGGACTGCGAGCGTTATTACGCAAGTCACCCGGCGAGCTTCCGTCGCAACGACATCGTTTTCGCTAGCCATATTCTGTTCGCCATCACAGAGCATGCGCCTCTCGCGCTGATCCGGCAGAAGGCCGAAGCAACGTTGCACGCCATTCTCACTTCACCCGAATCCTTCGAAAACACCGCGCACGAAGTATCGAACTGCCCTTCTGCTGGCGTCGGCGGCAGTCTTGGCCAGTTGTTGCGCGGCGACAGCGTGCCTGAATTCGAGCGCGCCGTGTTCGATACGCAGGACACGGGCGTGCTGCCAAGGCTCGTGAATACGCGGTTCGGCTTTCATATCGTTCGTATCGAGCGACGAGTCGACGGCGAGCGCCTCGCGTTCGAAAGCGTCGAAGCCGATATCGCCCGTTTTCTCGGCGAACGCGTGCGCCACAAGGCGATTCAGCAATACGTGACGGTGCTCGCATCGCGCGCGCAGATCGAAGGCCCGCAACTCGGCGAGGCCAATGGGCCGCTGCTTCAATAA
- a CDS encoding MFS transporter has protein sequence MSTHSGANKIGGTPAVSLQAWSVLLSSTLAFLVCFVVWMMFGVLGVQLREDLHLNSTQFGLLTSTPVLTGALMRLPLGAWTDRFGGRIVMTVLLVVCAIPVYIVSYATAFWQFLLIGLFLGCVGASFAVGTPYVARFFPPERRGFAMGFFGAGTAGAAVNLFVTPSLQAAYGWRFVPRVYAVALLVTALIFWFASARDPGAGKTQGSLLDSFKVLRNPNVWRLCQYYSITFGGFTALSLWIPQYLKAEYGMSLVMASAFAAGFSLPGSVLRAVGGGLADRFGAHSVTWWGLWVAWICLFLLSYPSTDLVIHTIDGTRTLHIEITLIVFVLLTFLLGAVFAFGMASTFKYVADDFPNNMGVVTGIVGLAGGLGGFLLPILFGVLLDFFKIRSTCFMFLYGIVWVSLILIYLSEVKRTPVTG, from the coding sequence ATGAGCACACACAGCGGTGCGAACAAAATCGGCGGCACTCCCGCCGTCAGCTTGCAGGCGTGGTCCGTATTGCTGTCGAGCACGCTGGCGTTTCTGGTCTGCTTCGTCGTCTGGATGATGTTCGGCGTGCTCGGCGTGCAGTTGCGAGAAGACCTGCATCTCAACAGCACGCAATTCGGCCTGCTGACGTCGACGCCCGTGCTGACGGGTGCCCTGATGCGTCTGCCGCTCGGCGCATGGACCGACCGCTTCGGCGGACGCATCGTGATGACAGTGCTGCTGGTCGTCTGCGCGATCCCTGTGTATATCGTCAGCTATGCGACGGCCTTCTGGCAGTTTCTGCTGATCGGGCTCTTTCTGGGTTGTGTTGGCGCTTCGTTCGCAGTCGGCACGCCTTACGTGGCGCGTTTCTTTCCGCCCGAACGGCGCGGCTTCGCGATGGGTTTCTTCGGCGCGGGCACGGCGGGCGCGGCCGTGAATCTGTTCGTCACACCGTCCTTGCAGGCCGCGTATGGATGGCGCTTCGTGCCGCGCGTCTATGCCGTCGCATTGCTCGTCACCGCGCTGATCTTCTGGTTCGCGTCGGCACGCGATCCGGGCGCAGGCAAGACACAAGGCTCGTTGCTCGATTCGTTCAAGGTGCTGCGCAATCCGAATGTGTGGCGTCTGTGCCAGTACTACTCGATCACGTTCGGCGGCTTTACGGCACTGTCGTTGTGGATACCGCAGTATCTGAAGGCCGAATACGGCATGTCGCTCGTGATGGCGTCCGCGTTCGCCGCGGGTTTCTCGTTGCCGGGCTCGGTGCTGCGCGCGGTGGGCGGCGGACTCGCCGATCGCTTCGGCGCACATAGCGTCACATGGTGGGGATTGTGGGTCGCGTGGATCTGCCTGTTCCTGCTGTCATATCCGTCGACGGATCTGGTGATTCACACGATAGACGGCACGCGTACGTTGCACATCGAAATCACGCTTATCGTGTTCGTGCTGCTGACGTTCCTGCTCGGCGCGGTGTTCGCGTTCGGCATGGCGTCGACATTCAAATACGTCGCCGACGATTTCCCCAACAACATGGGCGTCGTAACGGGCATCGTCGGCCTGGCAGGCGGATTAGGCGGTTTTCTGCTGCCGATCCTGTTCGGCGTCCTGCTCGACTTCTTCAAGATCCGCTCGACGTGCTTCATGTTTCTCTACGGGATCGTGTGGGTCTCGCTGATCCTGATCTATCTGTCGGAAGTGAAACGCACGCCTGTGACAGGGTAG
- a CDS encoding LysR family transcriptional regulator, with product MELRHLRYFVAVAEERNFTRAAQRLHIAQPPLSRQMQQLEELLGVQLFVRNSRPVELTDTGRFFYSHAVQLLAQTAELESMTRRVGKIERSLSVGFVGSTLYGMLPKIIRRFRTEHHAVELTLLEMSTMDQIKALKEGTIDVGFGRIRHEDPSIRRIVLREERMIVALPLGHPLADLKPVLSLHDLINETLIIFPKAPRPSYADQVLAAFRDRGLEPSHIYETRELQIALGLVAAGEGISVVPSSVYGLKRDDVSYKELDDSNLVSPIIMSMRMLDESEDLTKMLELIYQLYEEANMEYLPPHADDA from the coding sequence ATGGAGCTGCGCCATCTCCGCTATTTCGTCGCCGTCGCCGAAGAGCGCAACTTCACGCGCGCCGCGCAAAGGCTGCATATCGCGCAGCCGCCGCTTAGTCGCCAGATGCAACAACTCGAAGAACTGCTCGGCGTGCAACTGTTCGTGCGCAATTCGCGGCCTGTCGAATTGACGGACACGGGGCGCTTCTTTTATTCGCACGCAGTGCAATTGCTCGCGCAAACGGCCGAACTGGAGTCGATGACGCGACGCGTCGGCAAGATCGAGCGCAGTCTTTCGGTGGGATTCGTCGGTTCGACGCTGTATGGCATGCTGCCGAAAATCATCCGGCGCTTTCGCACCGAACATCACGCCGTCGAACTGACGTTGCTCGAAATGTCGACGATGGACCAGATCAAGGCGCTAAAAGAAGGCACGATCGACGTGGGCTTCGGGCGCATCCGTCACGAAGACCCGAGCATCAGACGTATCGTGCTGCGCGAGGAGCGGATGATCGTCGCGCTGCCGTTGGGGCATCCGTTAGCGGATCTGAAGCCGGTGTTGTCGCTGCACGATCTGATCAACGAAACGCTGATCATCTTTCCGAAGGCGCCGCGTCCGAGTTACGCGGATCAGGTGCTGGCCGCGTTCCGCGATCGCGGGCTCGAACCGTCGCATATCTACGAGACGCGTGAATTGCAGATTGCGCTGGGACTGGTGGCGGCGGGCGAGGGCATTTCCGTCGTGCCGAGCAGTGTGTATGGACTCAAGCGCGACGATGTCAGCTACAAGGAACTCGACGATTCGAACCTGGTGTCGCCCATCATCATGAGCATGCGCATGCTCGACGAATCGGAAGATCTCACGAAAATGCTCGAACTGATCTATCAGCTTTATGAAGAAGCGAACATGGAGTATCTGCCGCCGCATGCGGACGATGCTTGA